Proteins co-encoded in one Acidimicrobiales bacterium genomic window:
- the folB gene encoding dihydroneopterin aldolase: MASHDAVIQLRGIRALCICGALPEEQDRRQPYEFDIDIVADLPATDTDVLDDTIDYGAVLDRIQAVTRDESFQLFERMAQRVADAVLTDPRIEEVTVEVRKLRPPVPQDVASSGMRLTRRR, translated from the coding sequence GTGGCCTCGCACGATGCCGTCATCCAGCTCCGCGGCATCCGCGCCCTCTGCATCTGCGGCGCGCTGCCCGAGGAGCAGGATCGTCGCCAGCCCTATGAGTTCGACATCGACATCGTGGCCGACCTCCCGGCCACCGACACCGACGTGCTCGACGACACCATCGACTACGGCGCAGTACTCGACCGCATCCAGGCGGTCACCCGCGACGAATCGTTCCAGTTGTTCGAACGCATGGCGCAGCGGGTCGCGGACGCCGTGCTCACCGACCCACGGATCGAAGAGGTCACGGTCGAGGTGCGCAAGCTCCGTCCGCCGGTGCCGCAGGACGTCGCGTCGAGCGGAATGCGCCTGACCCGTCGGCGATGA
- the folP gene encoding dihydropteroate synthase yields the protein MTRVMGIVNVTPDSFSDGGRWLDPDQAVRHARTLIDEGADLIDIGGQSTRPGSSPVDESTELARTIPVIEALAGTIGAVEISIDTTKPGVAVAAVAAGATIINDVSARLEGIAAETGAGWVAVHSPGPSATMQDDPHYDDVVEDIHAHLADAAARGRAAGVNRIWVDPGIGFGKTTDHNLELVGNLDRFSEIAPVLVGVSRKRFIGEIHARSDGIAPETPVTPPDDRLAGSVALAAWSTHLGADIVRVHDVRATVHAVRVVQS from the coding sequence ATGACCCGCGTGATGGGCATCGTCAATGTCACGCCCGATTCGTTCTCCGACGGGGGTCGATGGCTCGATCCCGACCAGGCGGTCCGTCACGCCCGCACGCTGATCGACGAGGGAGCCGACCTCATCGACATCGGTGGCCAGAGCACCCGGCCCGGTTCGTCGCCCGTCGACGAGTCGACCGAACTGGCCCGCACGATCCCGGTCATCGAGGCGCTGGCCGGCACGATCGGCGCGGTCGAGATCTCGATCGACACCACCAAGCCCGGCGTCGCTGTCGCCGCGGTCGCCGCCGGGGCCACGATCATCAACGACGTGAGCGCCCGCCTCGAGGGCATCGCGGCCGAGACGGGCGCCGGTTGGGTGGCCGTGCATTCGCCAGGGCCGAGCGCGACGATGCAGGACGACCCGCACTACGACGATGTTGTCGAGGACATCCATGCCCATCTCGCCGACGCGGCGGCCCGGGGTCGAGCCGCCGGCGTGAACCGGATCTGGGTCGATCCGGGCATCGGCTTCGGGAAAACGACGGATCACAACCTCGAATTGGTCGGGAATCTCGATCGTTTTTCGGAGATTGCGCCGGTGCTGGTGGGCGTGAGCCGCAAGCGGTTCATCGGTGAGATCCATGCCCGGAGCGACGGAATAGCGCCGGAAACGCCGGTGACGCCACCCGACGATCGACTGGCCGGATCGGTCGCGTTGGCCGCGTGGAGCACACACTTGGGTGCCGACATCGTCCGAGTGCACGATGTGCGGGCTACGGTCCACGCCGTGCGAGTTGTGCAGTCATGA
- the folE gene encoding GTP cyclohydrolase I FolE, whose amino-acid sequence MSHTHDDDFDATRPLIPGVHAAEVDQPRIAAAVREILEAIGEDPSRDGLHDTPARVARMYAEVCAGLHQEPAEHLSTTFEAGHDEMVMVRDIPLYSLCEHHLIPFLGKAHVAYIPNSNGRVTGLSKLARLVDGYAKRPQVQERLTRQIADAIEISLEPQGVLVVIEAEHLCMSMRGVRKPGSSTVTSSVTGIFRESAATRAEAMRFLERR is encoded by the coding sequence GTGAGCCACACACACGATGACGATTTCGACGCCACCCGCCCGCTGATCCCGGGCGTGCACGCCGCCGAAGTCGACCAACCCCGGATCGCCGCCGCCGTGCGCGAGATCCTCGAAGCGATCGGCGAGGACCCGTCCCGGGATGGCCTGCACGACACCCCCGCTCGCGTCGCTCGCATGTACGCCGAGGTGTGCGCGGGGCTCCACCAGGAGCCGGCCGAGCATCTCAGCACCACCTTCGAAGCGGGTCACGACGAGATGGTGATGGTCCGTGACATTCCGCTCTACTCGCTGTGCGAGCACCACCTCATCCCGTTCCTGGGCAAGGCCCACGTCGCCTACATCCCCAACAGCAACGGTCGCGTCACCGGTCTGTCGAAGCTGGCTCGCCTCGTCGACGGCTACGCCAAGCGTCCGCAGGTGCAGGAACGACTCACCCGCCAGATCGCCGACGCGATCGAGATCAGCCTGGAGCCCCAGGGCGTGCTCGTGGTGATCGAGGCCGAGCACCTGTGCATGTCCATGCGGGGCGTGCGCAAGCCGGGGTCGAGCACCGTCACCTCGAGCGTCACCGGCATCTTCCGCGAGAGCGCCGCCACGCGGGCCGAGGCCATGCGCTTCCTCGAGCGGCGCTGA
- the hpt gene encoding hypoxanthine phosphoribosyltransferase, protein MSIPKGTLGKTVIGADALATRVRDLGTEITHDYADRQPLLVGVLKGAFIFMSDLGRAINLPVEFDFMAVSSYGDSTTTSGIVRIVKDLETDIRGRDVILVEDIVDSGLTLRYLRQLLQDRKPASLEVCALLVREGARSDDVRYVGFPIPPDFVVGYGLDVAQHYRELDSIRVFEPAE, encoded by the coding sequence ATGAGCATTCCGAAGGGCACGCTGGGCAAGACGGTGATCGGCGCCGACGCACTCGCCACGCGGGTGCGAGATCTCGGCACCGAGATCACCCACGACTACGCCGACCGTCAGCCGCTGTTGGTCGGCGTGTTGAAGGGCGCGTTCATCTTCATGAGCGATCTGGGGCGGGCGATCAACCTGCCGGTCGAGTTCGACTTCATGGCGGTGTCGTCGTACGGCGATTCGACCACCACCAGCGGCATCGTCCGCATCGTCAAGGACCTCGAGACCGACATCCGCGGTCGCGACGTCATCCTGGTCGAGGACATCGTCGACTCCGGCCTCACGCTGCGCTATCTGCGCCAGCTGCTGCAGGACCGCAAGCCGGCCAGCCTCGAGGTGTGCGCGTTGCTCGTGCGAGAGGGCGCCCGTTCCGACGACGTGCGTTACGTGGGGTTCCCCATCCCTCCGGACTTCGTGGTCGGTTACGGCCTCGACGTGGCCCAGCACTATCGCGAGCTCGACTCGATCCGGGTGTTCGAACCCGCAGAGTGA
- a CDS encoding phosphotransferase has protein sequence MTHDVAGVLDAVARFAAGHGVRAEAPVVMSHSSNIVVHLAPAPVVARIANVTAAGRDRPDRSLARELALTAHLASLHIPTTAPSAELPPGPHEIGGRWVSFIEHVSLAPVVDDDAARAGDALADVIEAMATFQDPDGLFDRSLADEADVVLARLEGRIDEGDRQLLLEWRDEAFLPAAEDAQPVHADPHRRNIGRRADGELVWFDFDDAVCDSRLVDVATLFRSWPAAGMVAGERLGIDVDGAAVAEHVEQREAWGGIWGQMFVLELGDEHAAYAAAALARRRR, from the coding sequence GTGACGCACGACGTGGCCGGCGTGCTCGACGCCGTCGCCCGGTTCGCTGCGGGCCACGGCGTGCGGGCCGAGGCACCGGTGGTCATGTCGCACTCGTCGAACATCGTCGTGCACCTCGCGCCGGCGCCGGTGGTGGCTCGGATCGCCAATGTCACCGCCGCCGGCCGAGATCGGCCCGACCGCTCGTTGGCCCGGGAACTGGCCCTCACCGCCCACCTCGCGTCGCTCCACATTCCGACCACGGCGCCGTCGGCCGAGCTCCCGCCCGGTCCCCACGAGATCGGGGGCCGATGGGTCAGCTTCATCGAGCACGTGTCGCTCGCCCCGGTCGTCGACGACGACGCAGCGCGAGCCGGCGACGCGCTCGCCGACGTGATCGAGGCCATGGCGACGTTCCAGGATCCCGACGGACTCTTCGATCGTTCGCTGGCCGACGAGGCCGACGTGGTGCTCGCTCGCCTCGAGGGCCGTATCGATGAGGGCGACCGACAACTGCTGCTCGAATGGCGAGACGAGGCGTTCCTCCCTGCTGCGGAGGACGCCCAGCCCGTGCATGCGGATCCGCATCGCAGGAACATCGGGCGCCGTGCCGATGGCGAGCTCGTGTGGTTCGACTTCGACGATGCGGTGTGCGACTCGAGGCTCGTCGACGTGGCGACCCTGTTCCGCTCGTGGCCTGCCGCGGGAATGGTCGCCGGCGAACGGCTCGGCATCGATGTCGACGGTGCAGCGGTGGCCGAGCATGTCGAGCAACGCGAGGCCTGGGGCGGTATCTGGGGACAGATGTTCGTGCTCGAGTTGGGCGATGAACATGCGGCCTACGCGGCAGCCGCACTCGCTCGACGACGCAGGTAG